In the genome of Acanthopagrus latus isolate v.2019 chromosome 4, fAcaLat1.1, whole genome shotgun sequence, the window TGGGTGATAAGAGTGTAATAGTGTGTTCTATGTCATTCCATGCTGTATTGTGATTGGTCGGTCTGTCAAAGCAGCAGTCATCTTGTGAGAATTTGGTTCTCTTTCCTTAAGCCGCTGTCggtaaatgtgttttacagtgaaatatagGTTCACTTTTTTGGATTAAAGGTATCTGGTGAAGTTTTTGCCCCTAGTAGCGCTATggagttttttattttcagaagtgTTAGAAATAGGCCCTCCATTTCCATCCACCATCCACAAAGTGGATGGAAATGGAAGAATCGGGGCACTGCAAAAAATCGTCCACATTACTCCACTGCGTGGCAGTAATGCAGAATAGTAGTAGTTTTATATTAAAATTTTCAAttggttttcatttcatttttataacatCCACCCCTGCTACAGTCATGGACAAAGGTTTATATTCACTTGTAtagaacatgtatatcatggcagtcttgagttccagtgatttctacaactctcatttttctgtaatggaatgagaggaacacacacagtccaatgtgttcaataatgaatttattataggtcctgtgaaaatgtgaccacatctgctgggtcaaaaatatacatacagcaaCTTGAACAATCAATTGTGTTGATTATATAGTTGTGTCAATCAAATCTGCTTTGTAGTGTGGCCCcttaacttcttctgagtgattATGAACTGATCAATTTTTCTGGGCCCATTTTAATAGGACTTGTTTGATACACtcctcagccacaaacactacaatgggaagcattgatctgaaagaggGCAATATCAATAggtcaggaaagtcacttggagccgTTTCAAtgcagttacaggtcccaagagAAAGTGCACAAACAACTGTTTGCAAGTAAAAAGGAATGGCACcgttgtgtcactgccacgatcaggaaaaaaaaaagacaaactatcacctgctgctcagagaaaattggtcaggatggtcaagagtcaactaaaaaccaccaaaaagcaagtctgcaatgaattaGAAGCGGCTGGAAGACAGGAGTCAGTGTTCACAGTCAAGCGTGTTTTGCATCACCATTGGCTGAGAGGCTGACATGCAAGATAGAAGCCTTGCTACAGATGCGGTAACTTAAAGCTTGATGGATacttgctgctgatcacatggacaaagaaaactgtgatcagatgaaacaaaaaatttatttgtttggccacaatgatcagcaatatgtttggagaCAAGACAGTGTGGCCTTTAACTCCTTTATCTCCAAATTCATCCAGGATGTTGGGTCTAGGGTGCAGTTGGGGGTCCCAATCAGACAGTCATCCCATCAACTGTGGTAAAGGGAATGGCTTAATCAGGCTAGAATTTTGGTTTCGGAATGGCCTTCTGAAAGTCCTGATGTGAACCCAGTCGTGAATCTttggactgtgctgaagaaacaggTCCATCCCAGGAAGCTCACACATTTAGTTGAACTTCACTGAGTCTATCAAGAGGAGTGGTTAAAAATTCAGTCAGAGGACTACCAGAAGCTTGCAGATGGATGTTGAATGCTTCAGAAAACCCATATTCAACTGGAGACTGCCATGGTAAACAAACTTTTGACAACAGTAGCATTTGGAGAAGCCTTTGAAATAGTACAGGTACTGTCAATCTGTTACTGTATTCAGCTCTGAAAGGCAGACTTTGATAGACAAAGCAAGCACAGAAGTCTGACTTTATGGTTGGATGGTTGGTATTCAATGCAACTCTCCTTACCTCTAAACTCACtttccattttttccatgttGACCTACTCACTGTTTGTAGTCTTTAAATCAATTCTGATCTTCAGACTAATTTCTCTTGGCTTACCTGCATAGAGCACAGTTTGCATTTCCAAATTTGCACTTTGCACAAAATGTCCTGATACAAGGCAACATGcaaatttaaatatgaaaatgacgCTGACATGCTAATGGAGGTGAACATTGTCAGAATGGATTCATGAACACAACATCTGAGGAAAAACGACTTCCGGTGCCACATAATTTCACTATGCATTTTAAACGCatgcagagacaaagaaaggaaTATCATCCATGGCATGGGCATCACTCCAAACTCTACATTTAAATCCAAATTGTCAATGAAAAGATTCACAGTATAATCTGCACAACAGAGTTACCTGCAAAAGATGATGGATTTTGAGAAAGCACCCAGCATTTCTGCCATAAAAATCAAAGAACACTTGAATCCAAATTATTCTTGTACAAGAGTCTTTAAACTcagacatacacaaaaaaaagaaatactcgAGTCACACCAAACTGATCACAATACTTTCCAAACTTTAAATACAATAAGAATATCAGAGATCATTGCTTAAATAAATTCTACAAAAATATCTGTTGTACATGTAACATATTAACATTGACTGTAGCTTTGAGTgattgtgtgtcagtgttatcCAAAAAAGACCTGATTATTCATTTGTACATGAGCAACTGCTTTAGTGAGAAAATTTGGTGCTTTCGAAGAAAATTATATCACAGTGCACTCACTCCAAACTAAAATGTATAGTGTAAAAAGTAAGTTCACTAACGCTTTGACTGTTCGACTGGCAGTTTCAAAAATGATCTTAGAATTATACTTAAGTTGCCAAATCAACTCAAATCATTTTTGAATGGGCATTGAATAACTTGATTAATCTCCTTGAAGGGAAGGGTTTTTAAACCTGGGCACTGATTGACATGTTTTAGTGTGTTAATGATTCATAATTATCTAGTTTGGGAATCTGGCTGATAATGGCCAAGATGACTGCAACTCCTACCGTCAAAGTTAGGTCCACTAAAGGTGCTTTAAAGGGTTTCGCCACAAAATTAACAAGATTGGTATTCTAATCCCCAGATGCAACTGGGTACATCTGCTGCTGCGACAACGTCACAGGAGCTGATTGCGGCAGTTCGATCGATGCTTGTGGTTCCAGCTGCGTCACGCTGTGTTTTAACAGCGTCCCAGAAGCAgctctctcttttgctctgtCGCGAATACACACTGAATTTTTCTTTGAGGGAAGCGGACAGCAGCCGTGTCAAGCTGCACATAGCAAATCAAGCTAGGCAGGAAGTCAGACTAGGCAtctacagcacaacaaagtTGGAAATGTTAagcataaacaaactgaaaacagacaaattacAAAACAACTTAACCCTGTAGCCTACTCAACTATGGAAGAAGCACCCGAGTGAGTCAAGAACATCAGGCAGGCGTGATGCTCTGCCTCTGAAACACTCCTGGTAGTACATGAAGCAGCGTGGACCATGGAACAAAGCAGTGTTTcacatgtggaaaaacaagcacttttagtgGATGTAACTCTGAAGGTCAAATTTGCCCCAAAGGATAACATTTAGCCATTTTAactgtgttgcagctgctggTTCTAAAATACCACAGTCCTCCTTTAATGATGAATTATCTAGCTTTTGGCCAATCAGCTGGCTTTCTGGCACGTCACAAATGATGGCTGCTTGCCAGTTATAAACTGAGTTTATTCCATTATTACAGGAGAAAGAACTTGCTGTGCAGTGACATATATGTTCCAAACATACTGTCCAAATCTCCCAGCCATTTGTAGCTccatattttgtgttgttttttgctttctgTTCAAAGCAGAGTTACACAAAGTAACACCGCTTTTCTCTTTTGACATAGCAAATTAATTGAGAGGTCATATCCAGACTGCTGATTGGTCGACTGATTCATGAACTGTTGCCAATAGCTGTCAAtggaaacaacagacaaaaaggAGATGTGGGTGGTTATTGAGATTTACACTCACAACAGGGTGAGCAAACAAAATCAGTGAATGTACCATGTAGACGATTTTAAAGCTATAATTATCCATGCAGCTCAAACACCAATTCTGGGTCAGGGAGGAAATTGTCATCAATCACTGCACCGAGGTTCTACGggtcagaagaagaaaaatgtaaataaaaaatttCAAAAAGGATGGGGGCTTGATTGGCAAGTACGCActtgatgaaaatctgtctcaGCAAAGATAACATCATACACATTTATACAATAACAACATACATGGTCATAATGCAAACTGTAGTAGCGATGCTATCTGCATGAAAAtaaggttttctttttcccacaAAAACAATCGTTCCTCACATGAGGTGGATCCATTTCCACTCCTCGGCCACTGTTCTAACCATAAAAAGGCTAAAATGGAGAACAGGAGctgaaaaatctacttttaCTGTGTTGAACTGACTTAACAAATGGACTAACTATCCTTCAGCATGTAAAGAACTGTCCTATGGACATTTCTTCCAGGCAAGGAGCAGAGTGATTGCATAGTCTTCACAAATGATAGCAGAGTTTTAAGTCACCCTCTTCACTTCTGGCGTTGCCTTCACACATTGTCAAACTTGTGTTTTAAATAGTCTTTCATAACCTTTGCAATTGGTAGTTGCTCCAAGAATTTCAAGCTTTGGAGGCCAATGCAGTGACGAATTTTTATTCGACACAGGTCTTGTAGAGTCCGCGGTTGTCCTGAAAGAggaacataaacatttattacatAGTGGAATATGACTTGGTAGCATGCTCATTACTACATTTTGACCAAGCAAGCAACCCCTAAACATAACCCTCCAGAGCTGTGAATGAAGCCAAAGCTGAAgtaccaaaaactgcagttcctgGAAATGCCACTTGAGGCTTGCACCAAGGGCAAGTCAATCCCTGTCGCAAATGAAAAAGAGCCCAGCTttacagcataaaaaaacatgtttacaaccTGCTACAAAAAACAGTTGCGGTCCCTATACCTAATTTATTCCTTCATGATAACGGTTCTGTGCTGGTGggaattttttttatacaactCACTCGTTTAAATTATATATTAGAGGACATGACACATTTGTACAGAAGTAAGTGAgttgtaatttattttaagTAAGTTTTAGATATAAATTGtttacaaaataattcaaatagaTTTATGTTTGATACCAACTAACATCTCGACTCTGGCTCACTGCCGTATGCATCACTGGCTACATCATCAGGGTGATTAGTTGGATGGCGGGCTCAGGAAAACAACAGTCAATCAACATAAATTTAGCTTAATATGGCCAAAGACTTCCTTGAAAGTTATTTTGAGGAGATTCCCAGAAACCCAGTGGCTTACACATTCAAGGCAGTGAGTAAAAGCAAGGCAGCGTAGGGTTCAAACTCTAGTTTGCGTAGACTGCTTGGGCTGATATTCGACTTTAACAGTTAAATAAACTAAAGAGGTGTATATTTCAGTTGGTAGTGCATATGCCCTCTTCTAAATCCCCTATGCAACTTCGTTACATTGTTTGAGGGAATAATAGGTAACTGCATACTTGTGGACGTAATCAGTAATGCTCATTAACGCACAAGGATGTTGAAGCAGGGGCAGTGAAGAGCTGTACGACAATCTCCATTCAGGAAGAAATCCGGGAATACTCTACAGAGAAAGCAGTGACCACCGGGCAGCACAGAGGAGTTATAAAGCCTGACAAAACTCTGTCAGTAGCAAAATACAGTGTTtaacaaacttttattttttcctccctaaccctaaccacagTTGTGTGAACTACATCATATGGCCATCAAAACAGTGAGAATGCCACATGTTGGTAACAGGGACAGAATCCTGCTCCAGAGAGAAGCCTATTGGATACACTTCCTCAACACTCCAATTCCAAAGGGAGTGAATGAGGAGATTTCATTTACTTGTTTCCTGTGATACAAATGTGTGCTATGTGGTTTCTGCGATACAGTTAGATGTTATTCGGTCGTGagatttagttttgtttgtataAGACCCTGCATGGTCCTTGACTCTCCTTCAAAAAGGATACAGCGCCCCCTATTGGGGTATATCTGTTGTGCAGTTTTGGATAAACTATAATTCGCACATCAGTATAGTTTTACTGTAATTTTGCCAGAATACATGCTGAGGAAGGGCGTTTTGTCCGAATCAGAGCAGCAAGAATAAACAGTCTGGTGAGAGTGCtgacctttctttttcttttgaaattcaGAATTATATGAAATACCAACACGAGATCTGACTCAGCGTCCTTAGATATTTGATTTTAACTGAACCACATTTTAATGGAGATCAGTACAATTCACAACTGTACTGGGTTACTACTTTTTACTTAAGGGGGCAAAACAAAGCCCAAATGAACAGGAACAAGGACTGTAAGGTAAAGGAAATAATTTTGATTCTAcagagatggtggtggagatCAGGAGTCCCTATCCTGCCACAGTAAGAAAGCTGGGCAGTTGAACTTGATCCTAATGGTTGTGGTGGGGTGCTCGTTAGGGACAGGACAATAtattgaaaatgcaatttgCCCTTCTTTACATATCCTGTTACAAAGTCTGTCTTTCAGCTGTATGCTTTTCCAACTGCCTTCCAAGGCATTAATCTGTTCCCCACAGCAGTCAGTATTCACTCTGTTATCAGCTGTATGCAAACAGTTGGGAAGAATCTCCTTGATTCCAGGAAGTGATATGTGTGATGTATGGGTGTTATCTGTCTGATGCACGTAAAGTGACTCCTCTGCAATGGACGCTTCCTTTACCACAAAAACACCTACATGCTGTGACATCATATTAAACTCTGATTACCATCTCCATGGGCTCCCATGATGCTTCTACCATTACCTTCTCCTGTACTATACTGAATCTCAGAGGTGGACGTCTCTAAAGATCTTTCCACTGCAGTACCCGTACGGCACCTCATCTAGATgggaaaatgtgcatttttatcATTTGATTTAACAGACCCATGGAGTTACAGCTAATTATCAGAAAATAGTGTAtgtgtattcagtgttttttgatGTGTTTGGTTTGATGTGTGTGGGACCTTAAtcagtaaatgaaaaacaaggcTCAGTTCAACAGGCTGCCAGAGTCACCACTGGATTTGCTACAGGAGGTAGCACTGTGCCTTTGTTAAATGATTAGACAAATTCAAACTCGGAAGTTAGCAATGATTGTGATGTAATACATGTAAAAGGGGTGTAAAGGGGTGTCACAATCTCGAAAGTAAGTCGGCTATTGAAAGTAGAAGTAGTATCGAAATGACGACACAATATCAACCTTCAAAATCAAAAGCGGAATTGAGGATTTAGCCCAGTGTCACGCCCCGGCAGGCGTGCcaagaggggaaaagaaaaacaaacacagcatgttGTAGCACAGCGAGTGCGGGTTTTTGTAACTGCAGAGTGCACTCTTCACATCAGATGTCATTCAAGtttacaacaaaacatccaaTATGTGGTGACACTTTTGGAGTATCGTGACACCccgagtgagtgagagagagagtgaacaaTGTCTGAGCTTCTGGTTTTGCTTTAAGTTTGAGCCTTTGTATGAGGACAGTTTAAAAGAACTCAGTGCCTTTCATGCCATATGAAATAATCCAGGAGGCAGAGGTGTAATCAATAACCCAGCAGATATGCGATCTGGTTGAGGGTTTTCAGTCTCTGAAAGGGCTTGTCTGAATCAGCGCACAGCTCTTTGATATCTTTGATATCAAAATTCAGGGGGTAGTGAAGGAATGCAGCCATTGTTCCTGCTAAATCATAATGCTTCAGGTAATGTACTCTCCTGTTCCACCAACCTGGGAATGTTCTGTGACTGAACACTGCTCATTATAACCTAAAGTTGGCGTGCAGCCCTCTTTCACTCTATACATTTCTTAACTTTTTCCTCAACtcaacttaaaataaaaaatttctACACTCCACCCACTATCACATATTTCTTTTCATGGTTAAatgaacaataaacaataaacatcCTGCATTTTGAAAAGTTCTTCCTGATCAAAGTGTTATTTGAATCGGCAAATGAAAATGCGTTGGTAAAAATACTTCAATAAGCTGTGCGTTGTGCCTTTGTCTTTAGGAATGAAGCACCTGCCGTCGGGACATATTATGTCACATGTCCAAATGAAGgcaaaagacaaatgaaatcaTTCTTTAAACAAGAGAGGAAGATAAAAGGAATCAATAGGAATCTACAACAACCCTGTTCACAAAGGGTTCGTGCATTTCCGCGCAGTGATGAAAGTCCACATGACAAAGAATCTTTTGCAATATCAACACTTGTAGTTGCATGTAGTTGTACTCATAGTGCAAGTTATTCAGTCTTgataaaaaaatgcatgtattcTGGGAGAAATGtcattgttaaaataaaatatataaactgTGCAAAAAAGGCAAgatatctttattttatatatgtttttaatatctTCATACTACTTTTGACGTTCTTTAAATGACTGACATTCATTACATCACCTGGAAGGCCTTGAATGCCATTTGGGAAACATAACCTTGGTTCCAATATGGACAGGGGTAGGGAGTTCCTGAATaaagttgttttcatgttcCTTATGTTACCAACCCCCTTGTCTTACTCTTGGcttggagccacaaaaggtaATTTTGTCAAGAGTGGTGATGAATGAACTACAGGTGCGCATGAAAACCACAAGTAGGCACTTTGCTCCCTCAGCCAGAACATTTTCACTtgtgtttgaataaagaaaTGGCTACTCTCTCCTGCGTTGAGCCCTCTGTTCTGAAGAAATTACCTCGACAGTCTGTATCTACCATCAGACACTTAATTTCAAAAGCGTGCAAACTGCACAAATGAATGCTGTCAATATCCATCAGCATGAGAGCACTGGCGGTGAAGTACGTGTCCTAGCGTTTCCGATGCTTTAAAATTCGAAAGAACAGTGAAATCACCATCCATATTGTATCCTTCATAATGCTATATTGTTAACAACAAATCCGTATTGATATAATTATAAAagtaaacagtttgtttaacCTGCAGAATAACACTTGTGAGACCTCAGATTTCTACATATCTATAAAGGTATATTTATGGTTCCTTTTATATGTAATTCCACTCAGCTATCCCTCAGCATTTTTGTAagcttttatgttttatcttttgtAATGTACTGTAATGATAAGTAGttgcagatgattttttttttttttacaatcttaTATCTATATGTCATACTGTGGGACATGCTTGACTGACAGGTAATGTGCTGGTGATACTCACTGGTGACCTCCTGCAGGAAGTCCAGACAGGGCCGGCTGATCCCAGACATGCTAACAGATACAGCGACCGGTGTTTGGCCCTCATAGTTTCTGGTGTTGGTATCAGCCCCGTACATGTACAGCATCTGAGCACACAACACATCATCCCGGAGGGCTGACAGGTGCAGCGGGGTTTGGCCATCTTCAAGACGTCCGAGATTAGTGTCCGCTCCTCTTTGCAGGAACATGCGGCAGTATGAGTGATTGCCTTTGATGACTGCATATCGCAGCAGGAAGCCATTTTGAATGTCAATGTTGGCGCTGTGGTCAAGGAGAATCCGTACGCAGCTGGAGCGCTCACGGATGATAGCCAGCTGTAGCGGCGTGGTCCCTTTGTCACTCAGCGGGTCCACCTCAGCCCTGAACTCAAGGAGGAGACGCACAAAGGAGTCTCGACCGTAATGGGCAGCCACGTGCAGAGGCGTCCAGCCGTCATTGCTTTTTGCATTTATAATGTCACTGCGAAACTCAGATTCCAGCATCAGTCGGGCGATGCGCGCTCTGCCATGCATAGCGGCATAGTGAAGTGCTGTGAAACCACCAATAAAGTCCTTCACTGTGGGGTCAGCTGCACAGAGGgagtggaaatgaaaagaaggtCAAATACAACAGGAGTTGTGCCTTATAGCAGTGTGTGACTTTACTGTCCACATTAATTCTAGTTAGTCACCAAGTCTCTCTTCAATGCCTCACACTTCTATCATAGAGAGCCATTATATTATTTAGACACATCTAGACATTATGACTAGGCAACAGATTGTTTAATGTAAAGCCTTTGAACCTTCTGCAATTGTTTCAAATGGCTTTAGAGCAAGAGACAGGCTAGTATCAACAGTCATTTTCCAGGACATTTCATAACCAGCGCTGGAACTATGCTGACAacaatgtcaataaaatgttgagaaaatacataaatacacttATTTTATATTGATTATATTgattcaaagaaaagaaaagaaatcaaacaaaatgaaaaatatctcttaactgtaaaatacaaattcagaaaaaggTTAATAGGATAAAGACTTTAGGAACGATTCTGTGTTCTAGTCTCAGTTATGTCTGTCTTTGTACTGAGGACTTTTTGCCCTGAAGCCACTACTCCACCCCCTGGTTACTGCTGGAGATGGAAATTGTCTGCAACTCCAAACACAATGTACTTTCATCCACAACACTGTACTCAGCTGAAGTACCTCAGCATGTTTGCTTAGAGTAAAACTTGTCACATTTAACTGCAGTTCACAGTTTAACACTTCATTTCCTCCAGTTGACTGTGTTTAGCTCTGCTATAAGCTATTAACTCAGTCAGCTTTCATGTGCAGGGTTCAAACAAGCATTACGCTGTCATTCTATCCCCTCAGTCACAAATATCTGGCTGGTAGGCCAATAAACAGCGCTGGTTAATCCACGAGGGAATTGAAAATGTGTATAGATTGTGGCAGGAGGAGAGCTAGagagcatttagcagcaggtgagcagcagaATCATGTGGTGTGTGTAGCATTTTAgcagcacaaatacaaaagctgTCTCATTTGTATATCTGATCTGATCTTCTGACCTGGCTCTATAGAGAGCATCAGTCAAACTTTTTAGAACGCATATTGGCCAATAACGATTGGTGGCTGATCAATCAGAGCACCCTTACTGTTAAGCCTCATACAGCGAAGCCTTTAAACATGCAGTTGTCTTGAGTTGATGATGAAATGGATGCTTGCAAGTTGTATAGACGAACTGAATAGACAAGGAATTGTACACATGTTATGTGTCATTGACAGGTCGCTGCCGACCTCTCTACAGTGCTGAAATAAAAGACTGTCCTGTCTATTTGACTGGATTTTCCACCATATAACACACCATATATattacaaatgacaaagaaatggaTAATTGTATCTAGGGCATGTTTCAGCCAGGGCTTAATACAGGATAAAGATTTTGGATGCATCATGGTTATTCCATTGCTGTGTTGGAATTTTAGATAGTTGGAAATTTTAGAGCTCAGCAACAATCCTGAACATG includes:
- the asb7 gene encoding ankyrin repeat and SOCS box protein 7, with the translated sequence MTKRGTSLQLVKRMLNHHCRRNPELHEELQIQAAVAAGDVYTVRRMLEQGYSPKIRDANGWTLLHFSAAKGKERCVRVFLEHGADPTVKDFIGGFTALHYAAMHGRARIARLMLESEFRSDIINAKSNDGWTPLHVAAHYGRDSFVRLLLEFRAEVDPLSDKGTTPLQLAIIRERSSCVRILLDHSANIDIQNGFLLRYAVIKGNHSYCRMFLQRGADTNLGRLEDGQTPLHLSALRDDVLCAQMLYMYGADTNTRNYEGQTPVAVSVSMSGISRPCLDFLQEVTRQPRTLQDLCRIKIRHCIGLQSLKFLEQLPIAKVMKDYLKHKFDNV